The Mycoplasma sp. 1654_15 genome contains a region encoding:
- the pepF gene encoding oligoendopeptidase F, protein MKTYKKYQDIPQKYRFDLEPLLENKTVEENLQKIDLYTEKLVSLKDNQFDSVDKFIEYKNVYEEFLIFTNKLHNYIFNKLNTNLVDAMINKYSGEFSFKMSQLEAKLGSIENIFFKNIDKVLTWKDNPKVKNYKKEIDFLIESKKHKLSDEVEEYLTQTSFGNIELDSTFSILNNSETEFKSVKTKDNKSLTLTISTYSKLLKHKEDKVREQAYKNYLNGYLVHKETYSSLLYQHVKHLSTDAKIRKFDSLIDYCIFPDKISKSLLEKLFKNVQDNSKVLDKFKTAKKQFYKAKFNKDLKPWDNLVPLVKVKQNYSVKEAQDLVFKAISPLGKEYKQVIKQAFEQRWVDYYNVDNKVSGAYSIGGSYGVDKKYILMNFDFTFNSVSTLAHELGHSMHSYYSDKTMPYSLASYPIFLAEIASIFNELMLSDYVISNTKDDKVKFSLLDESISDFYQTVIKQTQWAEFEYELYKKVDQGIPINSYTEMEKLYVEVLNKYEKNPNKHKVNKPTNIYSVIVPHFYYGYYVYKYAIGYIVANVFFQKYKQEGKQALDLYIEKFLSAGGKDWPALILKEAGVDLEDESIYQQAFSVFNKNIKDYIKLGQKIFKIKQ, encoded by the coding sequence ATGAAAACTTATAAAAAATATCAAGATATTCCTCAAAAATATCGTTTTGATCTAGAACCTCTTTTAGAGAATAAAACTGTTGAAGAAAATCTTCAAAAAATTGATTTATATACAGAAAAATTAGTTTCATTAAAAGATAATCAATTTGATTCAGTAGATAAATTCATAGAGTACAAAAATGTATATGAAGAATTTTTGATTTTTACAAACAAGTTGCACAATTATATTTTTAATAAATTAAATACTAATTTAGTTGATGCAATGATTAATAAATACTCTGGTGAATTTAGTTTTAAAATGTCCCAATTAGAAGCAAAATTAGGTTCTATTGAAAATATTTTCTTTAAAAATATAGATAAAGTTTTAACTTGAAAAGATAATCCAAAAGTTAAAAACTATAAAAAAGAAATTGATTTTTTAATTGAATCTAAAAAACACAAACTTTCAGACGAAGTAGAAGAATATTTAACCCAAACTTCATTTGGAAACATAGAATTAGATTCTACTTTTTCTATTTTAAATAATTCAGAAACTGAATTTAAGTCAGTTAAAACAAAAGATAATAAATCACTAACTCTTACTATTTCTACTTATTCTAAATTATTAAAACACAAAGAAGATAAAGTAAGAGAACAGGCTTATAAAAACTATTTAAATGGGTATTTAGTTCATAAAGAAACTTATTCTTCTTTGTTATATCAACACGTGAAACATCTTTCTACTGATGCTAAAATAAGAAAATTCGATTCGTTAATTGATTACTGTATTTTTCCAGATAAAATCTCAAAATCTTTATTAGAAAAATTGTTTAAAAATGTTCAAGATAATTCAAAAGTTTTAGATAAATTTAAAACAGCAAAAAAACAATTTTATAAAGCTAAATTCAATAAAGATCTAAAGCCTTGAGATAATTTAGTTCCATTAGTAAAAGTTAAACAAAATTATTCAGTAAAAGAAGCACAAGATTTGGTATTTAAAGCTATTTCACCACTTGGCAAAGAATATAAACAAGTAATTAAACAAGCTTTTGAACAAAGATGAGTAGATTATTATAATGTAGATAATAAAGTAAGTGGAGCTTATTCAATTGGTGGATCTTATGGAGTTGATAAAAAATATATTTTAATGAATTTTGATTTTACTTTCAATTCAGTCTCAACACTAGCTCATGAATTAGGTCATTCTATGCATTCTTATTATTCTGATAAAACTATGCCTTATTCATTAGCTTCTTATCCTATTTTTTTAGCTGAAATAGCTTCAATTTTCAATGAACTAATGTTAAGTGATTATGTAATTTCAAATACTAAAGATGACAAAGTAAAATTTAGTTTACTTGATGAATCAATTTCAGATTTTTATCAAACAGTAATAAAACAAACTCAATGAGCTGAATTTGAATATGAGTTGTATAAAAAAGTAGATCAAGGTATTCCGATTAATTCCTACACAGAAATGGAAAAACTTTATGTCGAAGTTTTAAATAAATATGAAAAAAATCCTAATAAGCACAAAGTAAATAAGCCTACGAATATTTATTCAGTAATAGTTCCTCACTTTTACTATGGTTATTATGTATATAAATATGCAATTGGTTATATTGTTGCAAATGTGTTTTTTCAAAAATATAAACAAGAAGGAAAACAAGCGCTTGATTTATACATTGAAAAATTCTTATCAGCTGGAGGGAAAGACTGACCTGCACTTATATTAAAAGAAGCAGGAGTTGATTTAGAAGACGAATCAATTTATCAACAAGCATTTTCAGTGTTTAATAAAAACATTAAAGACTACATCAAACTTGGTCAAAAAATCTTCAAAATTAAACAATAA
- a CDS encoding site-specific integrase — MKKLDILFHEYFKNWIFLYKKDSIRAVSFLKYQTTLDWIIKLAPDLKLKEIDRYKYQEILNMYAQCHEKSTTLDFHHHIKRVLLDAFEDGFIKKDPTRNVVVKGKPPGKKRPKFLSLFELQLLLKTLDLKAEINYDWLILLIAKTGLRFSEALAVTPADFDFTKQMLNISKTWNYKENGGFLPTKNNSSIRKIPLDWQTCSQFSTLVLNLEQNKPIFLFKEKIFNSTINEILHKKCLSVNIPQISLHGLRHSHASILLYAGVSIASVAKRLGHASMNTTERVYLHIINELESKDVDIVMRSISTLN; from the coding sequence ATGAAAAAATTAGATATACTATTTCACGAATATTTTAAAAATTGAATATTTTTATACAAAAAAGATTCCATTAGAGCTGTTAGTTTTTTAAAATACCAAACTACTTTAGATTGAATTATCAAATTAGCTCCTGATTTAAAGCTAAAAGAAATTGATAGATACAAATATCAAGAAATTTTAAATATGTATGCGCAATGCCATGAAAAATCTACTACTTTGGATTTTCATCATCATATTAAAAGAGTTTTACTAGATGCATTTGAAGATGGTTTTATCAAAAAAGATCCAACAAGAAATGTTGTAGTAAAAGGGAAACCACCAGGAAAAAAACGCCCTAAATTTTTAAGCTTGTTTGAGCTACAGTTATTGTTAAAAACACTGGATTTAAAAGCTGAAATTAACTACGATTGACTTATTTTGTTAATAGCAAAAACAGGATTAAGATTTTCTGAAGCACTTGCTGTTACTCCAGCTGACTTTGACTTTACAAAACAGATGTTAAATATTTCAAAAACTTGAAATTATAAAGAAAATGGAGGTTTTTTACCTACTAAAAATAATTCATCAATAAGAAAAATACCTCTTGATTGACAAACTTGTTCACAATTTTCAACTTTAGTTTTAAATCTTGAACAAAATAAACCTATTTTTTTATTTAAAGAAAAGATTTTTAATTCAACTATTAACGAAATTCTACACAAAAAATGTTTATCAGTGAATATTCCACAGATATCCTTACACGGATTAAGACATTCCCATGCTTCGATTTTGCTCTATGCAGGGGTTTCTATAGCTTCTGTAGCTAAAAGACTAGGGCACGCAAGTATGAATACTACAGAAAGAGTTTATTTACATATCATAAATGAACTCGAAAGTAAAGATGTCGATATTGTAATGCGTTCTATTTCAACACTTAATTAA
- a CDS encoding YbhB/YbcL family Raf kinase inhibitor-like protein: protein MIKIEIKDVKDGVLDTQFGNANLGGKYKNTVSFPIKWSKVKDAKSYAITLVDLEASGAMGIVFIHWIAANIKTNKLSWDFSFEHKDKIYQFENSITDKAENYLLKAFYTEHPNGVYYGPFPPDQDHNYEFRVYALNVDDIFGSHPQLKNNNLFYDDFINLIHNKVIDQGFTTFLYRAKTKINADYTLEKLDKSPKELNAPLKKEKQNFYAIEHPVDFQIFSNSLEKINDNTFLLDINNLMSLANLGYFHGKELELQWNKVDSVQEYVILLYSIAETKTLGVGLVEWVKVGIRSKDFPNNVISSLNSKESVKISNTFSSISLFNIAKLADLDETAFDYIKNGYGLCYIPYLTNNQGNYILNVYGLNQEIDWEQYQKELNRELNLADVYRKIKSKVIAKSEKIIKISPTLI, encoded by the coding sequence ATGATAAAAATTGAAATTAAAGATGTAAAAGATGGTGTTTTAGATACACAATTTGGTAATGCTAATTTAGGTGGAAAATATAAAAATACAGTAAGTTTTCCCATAAAATGAAGCAAAGTTAAAGATGCTAAATCCTATGCAATAACGCTAGTTGACTTAGAAGCTAGTGGAGCTATGGGAATTGTGTTTATTCATTGAATAGCTGCTAATATTAAAACTAATAAACTAAGTTGAGATTTTTCTTTTGAGCACAAAGACAAAATATATCAATTTGAAAATAGCATTACTGATAAAGCTGAAAATTATTTATTAAAGGCATTTTATACCGAACATCCTAATGGAGTTTATTACGGTCCTTTTCCTCCAGATCAAGATCATAACTATGAATTTAGAGTTTATGCTTTAAATGTTGATGATATTTTTGGTTCGCATCCTCAATTAAAAAATAACAATTTATTCTATGATGACTTTATCAATTTAATTCATAATAAAGTAATTGACCAAGGATTTACTACTTTTTTGTATCGAGCTAAAACAAAAATAAATGCAGATTATACACTAGAAAAACTAGATAAAAGTCCTAAAGAATTAAATGCTCCTTTAAAAAAAGAAAAACAAAATTTTTATGCTATAGAACATCCAGTAGACTTTCAAATTTTTTCTAATTCGCTTGAAAAAATTAATGATAATACTTTTTTATTAGATATTAATAATCTTATGTCTCTTGCAAATTTAGGATATTTTCATGGAAAAGAGCTCGAATTACAATGAAATAAAGTAGATTCTGTTCAAGAATATGTTATTTTACTTTATAGTATAGCAGAAACTAAAACACTCGGAGTTGGTTTAGTTGAATGAGTAAAAGTAGGTATTAGAAGTAAAGATTTTCCTAATAATGTCATTTCTTCTTTAAATTCAAAAGAAAGTGTGAAAATTTCTAATACTTTTTCTTCTATTAGTTTATTTAATATTGCTAAATTAGCTGACTTAGATGAAACTGCGTTTGATTATATTAAAAATGGTTATGGACTTTGCTATATTCCTTATTTAACAAATAATCAAGGTAATTATATTTTAAATGTATATGGACTTAATCAAGAAATTGACTGAGAACAATATCAAAAAGAACTTAATCGAGAGTTAAATTTAGCTGATGTATATAGGAAAATAAAGTCAAAAGTGATTGCAAAATCAGAAAAAATAATCAAAATAAGTCCAACATTAATATAA